Proteins encoded in a region of the Stieleria neptunia genome:
- a CDS encoding Calx-beta domain-containing protein, giving the protein MDNETHSFTYTPSDPDNNLSSVSAVVKRGNTTVSSSTSTTTTTLSPSNNAGLGKYEITVVATDAKNQSVTATRSYTLDDDDKSAPLISLGGSSGLENHTQPQAFSWSATDQDSGIDSSSVVISHNGATIHTSNSASGNFNFDAYGIGTFTISMTATDDDNDRTNDSLSSSASQTVTVTNVLPEADAGFNRVAVEGIPIAFDGSGSTDSDGDALTYSWDFDDGNVGSGPQPLHVFEDNGTYTVSLTVDDGYGGSHTDTMTVTVSNAAPQILSISNPGFVDPGNSAEIIVNAVDTLLDTLSYEFDFDNDGAFEITNDLGAASHTFADPGVYPVNVRVLDEDGGSATGWTTVQVGAGATIIPTINFDSVDQSVSEDAGQLTLSATLDTPTDADVVVPLVLSGSAAAGSDYSFPYTYLYIPSGQSQQTTTFDISNDAINEAMEELIISMGTPLNANLGTEIVHTVEISDNDPLPQVAFASSGQVASEDGGEIIVSVRLLQPSGRDVSVPVEFAGKAESPDDFQVSGPTTLVIPAGQLNATTTISVIDDATAENNETIVVTMGPLINADAVTDASQPSVHVVTIPRNDAPSVNLEPVFQLVDESAATVSVIARLSGPSPNPVTVPFTISGSAVLGADFSVDPSTEIVFQPGETVAAIDIPIVDDLTAEDTETVRVQLDAPTGATLGTTAAHLVRIEDNDTPRVSFNRTANSQYEDEGKVAIEVFLSNPLDHEIAVPIEIFGGTASNGNDYVLAASEVIIPAGSYQGSLIDPLDGTAALSFLNDSLSESDETIGLNIGISNEYLLGSWSQQTVTIRDDDPFVNLSSTTTSVDEDASSITVNAELSARTNKDVTVSLDSRGIALRNSDYTMPNTVTIPKGSTSKQITIEMINDTRVEKIESFVVSATSASNALLGGAINRTLSIHDDDVPPTVTFTVEQQTVSEDAGNASVTVRLSSPATERLRIPLTFMTYSGSLGLTDFDSVPDEVVIEADFRTGVIKIPILNDEIKEPRETFVIRLEETAAVELGDTRTHHLTIVDDDRKASTCPPGTQENAGIISGLVMDRDVTSCGGAFIEVDQAEREREREDDSITGGIVFVVVGLGKHIFKFVNGPISDGTVFFDANKNGVHDFLDLDGNGTQDPSEPDEVSAKTTPDGFLELSIPPIFDQDNDGILSTNEGQFVGVGGTNVATGLSMTAPMVAPVGSSIISPLSSLISALIDQRGLSLPAAHQRVIDAFDLPQVELTTFQPMLEASVGNGDGAAVYAASIKLQDTILQTANLISGTTDAPPVTFLAQQVVNDLASKISVPGSQLDLSEPAVLEAVIQGVITETAVDIDPAVVSGAADVIAALNQHVDDIPVSTDIDYLTQLVQTELVAVGEVALSLAQAASGQTPIQDVIQSSTGNALDSRVSTATVGDVIPVTLWVSDVAHVETDDGSTFYEFLVEPSRQSKNTISVDYATQDFTAMVADGDYAAVQGTLTWEPGDNSPRTIQVEVFGDTAFESDESFLLSLSNEQNAALRRELAQGVISNNDALSFTVPAGANENDVSLSVRESIVDLTHNGQVVFSGFLSSPTPIVLSGADGAQNSFEIDLDRPSDALSAGVHVQGGHGGTNSLTVGDGLAGRVVHTQQSDVAGSLDVDTSLITYAGIESFADDLAPSFPSPPLNLIEGDTVSLTGLGADSEIAYDFTWEVTLDGEPYPSDQGSPLQAVGGDLQFVADDDGQYVVTLSATNDDRGNAAFIRSFTVANVKPSFEAGPSVYLGPDTFGHFERTGIAFTDPGADQWTVTVDYADGTGPQVVPFDPIAKTFDLAHTFAVTGDYAVSVTVDDGDGGVYTDTFNVDVVLAMVEFSQASFSDLEGVGTSHVVTLERNTDRVTSQVLVDISGGSATAGGIDFDDSDFDDSDFPMLVTFDPGVQTLSIPVPIHSDNMVELDETILLTVTAVNNALINDQNTTQLTIRNDDTATVSIADLSQDEESGSYTFKAILDHPVDGGFTVDYAISGNDTESSDITSLPGGTLAFAGNANEAQDIVVTVDDDSIVEGDESFLVSLGVIVPAGTPAFVPADVSASDTATGTIVNTDTASITIDDIVQDEELGTYTFKAILDDHVEDGFTVDYAISGNDTETNDITSLPNGTLTFAGIAGESQDIVVTVDDDSIVEGDESFLVSLGAIIPAGSPTIDATDVATSDTATGTIINTDTASITIADASVVEGSGGTSNLVFTIASTNPSEEDLTVQVDTAEILGQAKGGGVDYTDIVSHIATIAGDSVSTLTTVTVVVNADYFVESDETLEANLTHPQFDSQGDETRVIIGDAQAIGTILDDDLENSVVVGDGDLDNTKVLYVNGSSFDDKIEVKLGSMGSMGSMGSMGSVGGLFKITIKTGSMAGSGSMGTFKHEQIVDPADHEGVISKIVIYGLDGNDDIKIHGDLDGLRGFLFGGDGDDKLKGGKSDDVLIGGPGDDKMDGNKGRDILIGGIGKDTIKGDKDEDILIGGTTDYDNNNLAAMCAIMDEWTRLNNTFEDRVNNVFDATGDAGALNGEYTLMNHVQISDGSKDNLKGGGGSGADWFIASEADDDKTDKLKDGEAFWSEVEALFFET; this is encoded by the coding sequence TTGGACAATGAAACTCACTCGTTCACCTACACGCCATCGGATCCAGACAACAATCTGTCCAGCGTCTCTGCTGTGGTAAAACGTGGAAACACCACCGTTTCCTCGTCCACTAGCACAACGACGACAACGCTTTCTCCGAGTAACAATGCCGGGCTCGGCAAATATGAAATCACGGTCGTTGCCACCGATGCGAAAAACCAGTCTGTCACGGCGACCCGTTCGTATACCTTGGACGACGACGACAAGAGCGCTCCCTTGATTTCTTTGGGCGGCTCGTCCGGCTTGGAGAACCACACTCAGCCACAAGCCTTTTCTTGGTCCGCAACGGACCAGGATTCTGGAATCGATTCTTCCAGTGTCGTCATTTCCCACAACGGAGCAACGATTCACACGTCCAATTCCGCGTCGGGAAATTTCAACTTCGACGCGTACGGCATCGGGACGTTCACGATCTCGATGACGGCGACCGATGACGACAATGATCGTACGAATGACTCGCTGAGCAGTAGCGCCAGCCAAACGGTGACCGTGACCAATGTTTTACCGGAGGCAGACGCCGGCTTTAATCGTGTCGCAGTGGAGGGAATACCGATTGCCTTTGATGGCTCAGGCTCGACGGACTCCGATGGCGACGCACTGACCTACTCCTGGGATTTCGATGACGGCAACGTCGGTTCAGGTCCCCAACCTTTGCACGTCTTCGAGGACAACGGCACTTACACGGTCTCACTGACCGTGGACGACGGATATGGCGGTTCGCATACGGACACGATGACCGTCACCGTCTCGAACGCCGCTCCTCAAATACTCTCGATTAGCAACCCGGGCTTTGTCGATCCTGGCAACTCCGCTGAAATCATCGTCAATGCCGTCGACACGCTGCTCGACACTCTGAGCTACGAGTTTGATTTCGACAACGACGGTGCATTTGAAATCACCAACGACTTGGGTGCCGCGTCACATACCTTCGCCGATCCGGGAGTCTATCCGGTCAATGTTCGGGTCTTGGACGAAGACGGAGGATCCGCCACCGGCTGGACGACAGTGCAAGTCGGCGCGGGCGCGACGATCATCCCCACCATCAACTTTGACAGCGTCGATCAATCCGTTTCCGAGGACGCCGGCCAGCTCACCCTCTCCGCGACTCTGGACACGCCAACGGACGCGGATGTCGTGGTGCCACTGGTGTTGTCAGGCAGCGCGGCGGCGGGTAGCGATTATTCGTTCCCCTACACGTATTTGTACATTCCATCAGGACAATCCCAGCAAACGACGACGTTCGACATTAGCAACGACGCGATCAATGAAGCGATGGAAGAGCTGATCATTTCGATGGGCACGCCGCTGAACGCCAACTTGGGGACAGAAATCGTTCATACCGTGGAGATCTCTGATAATGATCCACTACCACAGGTCGCGTTCGCTAGCTCCGGACAGGTTGCCTCCGAAGACGGAGGCGAGATCATTGTTTCGGTGCGGCTTTTGCAGCCCTCCGGGCGTGACGTTTCCGTACCAGTGGAATTCGCCGGAAAAGCAGAATCTCCCGACGATTTTCAGGTCAGCGGGCCGACAACACTCGTCATCCCCGCCGGCCAACTCAACGCGACGACAACCATCAGTGTGATCGACGACGCAACGGCCGAAAACAACGAAACGATCGTCGTGACGATGGGGCCACTGATCAACGCAGACGCCGTCACGGATGCTAGCCAGCCGTCAGTGCATGTGGTGACGATTCCTCGCAATGATGCTCCATCGGTCAATCTCGAGCCCGTCTTTCAGTTGGTCGACGAGTCCGCCGCGACGGTTTCGGTGATCGCTCGGTTGTCTGGTCCGTCTCCAAATCCCGTGACTGTCCCTTTCACCATTTCTGGCTCCGCCGTCCTCGGAGCCGATTTCAGTGTTGATCCATCTACTGAAATCGTCTTCCAGCCTGGCGAGACGGTCGCGGCCATCGACATTCCAATCGTGGATGATTTGACTGCCGAGGACACGGAGACCGTCCGCGTTCAGTTGGATGCCCCGACGGGTGCCACGCTGGGGACAACGGCCGCACACCTCGTCCGGATCGAGGACAACGATACGCCGCGAGTGTCATTCAACCGCACGGCCAATTCGCAGTACGAAGACGAGGGCAAAGTTGCGATCGAAGTCTTTCTATCGAATCCCCTGGATCATGAAATCGCGGTCCCAATTGAAATCTTCGGTGGAACCGCCAGCAACGGCAACGACTATGTCCTCGCGGCGAGCGAAGTGATCATCCCTGCCGGTTCCTATCAAGGCAGCCTGATCGATCCACTTGACGGTACCGCAGCGCTGAGTTTCCTCAACGATTCCCTGAGTGAAAGCGATGAAACAATCGGTCTGAACATCGGAATCTCGAATGAATATCTGCTAGGCAGTTGGAGCCAGCAAACGGTAACGATTCGCGATGACGACCCCTTCGTGAACCTCAGTTCCACGACCACGTCGGTCGACGAAGATGCCAGCTCGATCACGGTCAACGCCGAACTGTCCGCCAGGACCAACAAGGACGTTACCGTTTCGCTCGACTCCCGTGGGATCGCGCTCAGAAATAGCGATTACACGATGCCGAATACGGTGACGATTCCAAAAGGATCGACATCAAAACAAATCACGATCGAGATGATCAATGATACGCGTGTCGAGAAGATAGAGTCATTTGTCGTCTCAGCTACCTCGGCATCGAACGCATTGTTGGGGGGAGCGATCAATAGGACGCTTTCGATCCATGACGATGATGTTCCGCCAACGGTGACGTTTACGGTAGAGCAACAGACTGTGAGTGAAGATGCCGGAAACGCGTCAGTAACTGTTCGTCTTTCTAGTCCCGCCACGGAGAGACTCCGAATACCTTTGACGTTCATGACTTACAGCGGAAGTTTAGGGCTAACAGATTTCGACAGCGTTCCCGATGAAGTGGTGATTGAAGCAGATTTTCGTACAGGCGTAATCAAGATCCCCATTCTAAATGACGAGATCAAAGAACCCCGCGAAACATTTGTCATTCGCCTCGAAGAGACAGCAGCAGTTGAACTCGGTGACACTAGGACGCACCATTTGACAATCGTGGACGATGATCGGAAGGCATCAACATGTCCTCCCGGAACCCAGGAAAACGCTGGGATTATTTCTGGATTGGTCATGGATCGGGACGTGACGTCGTGCGGAGGCGCGTTTATCGAGGTCGACCAGGCGGAAAGAGAGAGAGAGAGAGAAGATGACTCAATAACAGGGGGGATAGTGTTCGTCGTCGTGGGACTCGGCAAACACATCTTCAAGTTCGTGAACGGGCCTATATCCGACGGCACGGTATTCTTTGACGCGAACAAGAACGGCGTTCACGACTTCCTAGACTTGGATGGGAACGGCACGCAGGACCCGAGTGAACCCGATGAGGTCTCGGCTAAGACAACCCCGGATGGTTTCCTTGAGCTTTCGATTCCCCCCATCTTCGATCAAGACAACGATGGTATCCTGAGCACAAATGAAGGGCAATTCGTTGGTGTTGGTGGAACCAATGTAGCCACTGGACTATCAATGACCGCCCCGATGGTCGCCCCAGTGGGTTCGTCGATTATCAGTCCTCTATCCTCGCTGATTTCAGCGTTGATCGATCAGCGGGGACTATCGCTGCCAGCAGCACATCAGCGAGTGATTGATGCATTCGATCTGCCGCAGGTCGAGTTAACCACGTTCCAGCCTATGTTAGAAGCGTCGGTAGGCAACGGTGACGGGGCGGCTGTCTACGCCGCCAGCATCAAATTGCAGGATACCATTTTGCAGACGGCGAATCTGATCTCCGGTACGACCGATGCTCCCCCCGTGACGTTCCTGGCGCAGCAAGTCGTCAATGATCTGGCGAGCAAAATCTCCGTGCCCGGATCGCAACTGGACCTCAGCGAACCGGCCGTGCTGGAGGCAGTGATCCAAGGCGTGATCACGGAAACCGCTGTCGACATTGATCCTGCGGTCGTGAGTGGCGCAGCAGACGTGATCGCAGCCCTTAATCAGCATGTCGACGACATTCCGGTATCCACCGACATCGACTACTTGACCCAGTTGGTTCAAACCGAACTCGTGGCTGTCGGCGAAGTTGCCTTGTCTCTGGCCCAGGCTGCATCCGGGCAGACACCCATCCAAGATGTCATTCAGTCAAGCACGGGCAACGCATTGGATAGTCGCGTCAGCACGGCTACGGTCGGTGACGTGATCCCTGTCACCCTTTGGGTGTCAGACGTCGCCCATGTCGAAACGGATGACGGCAGCACATTTTACGAATTCCTGGTCGAGCCCTCGAGGCAGTCAAAGAATACCATTTCTGTCGACTACGCTACGCAAGATTTCACGGCCATGGTCGCCGATGGAGACTACGCGGCGGTGCAGGGAACGTTGACATGGGAGCCCGGTGATAACTCGCCACGTACCATCCAAGTAGAAGTCTTTGGGGACACCGCGTTCGAATCCGACGAGTCGTTCTTGCTCTCACTGTCGAACGAACAGAATGCGGCGTTACGCCGCGAACTTGCACAAGGCGTGATCTCCAACAATGACGCATTGTCCTTCACCGTTCCTGCCGGGGCGAATGAAAACGATGTGTCCCTCAGCGTCCGTGAATCGATCGTCGACTTGACTCACAATGGGCAAGTCGTCTTCAGTGGTTTCCTCTCCTCACCGACCCCAATCGTCTTGTCCGGAGCCGACGGAGCCCAGAACTCTTTTGAAATCGACTTGGATCGTCCTAGTGATGCTCTCTCTGCTGGCGTGCACGTGCAGGGCGGTCATGGCGGCACCAACAGCCTGACGGTCGGCGACGGGTTGGCCGGTCGCGTGGTGCATACGCAGCAATCCGATGTCGCTGGCAGTCTTGATGTCGACACCAGCCTGATCACCTACGCCGGGATCGAGTCCTTCGCCGACGACCTCGCTCCGTCGTTTCCTTCCCCGCCGCTGAACTTGATCGAAGGAGACACGGTCTCGTTGACTGGACTGGGTGCCGATTCGGAAATCGCCTACGACTTTACCTGGGAAGTCACTCTCGATGGCGAACCCTATCCTTCCGATCAAGGTTCACCTCTGCAGGCAGTAGGAGGTGATTTGCAGTTTGTCGCCGATGATGATGGACAGTACGTCGTCACCTTGAGCGCTACAAACGACGACCGTGGCAACGCCGCCTTCATTCGCAGCTTTACGGTCGCCAACGTGAAGCCTTCGTTTGAGGCCGGGCCTTCGGTCTACCTGGGACCGGACACATTCGGGCATTTTGAAAGAACCGGCATTGCATTCACCGATCCCGGTGCCGATCAGTGGACCGTTACCGTGGATTACGCGGACGGAACGGGGCCACAAGTGGTTCCCTTTGACCCGATCGCCAAAACATTCGATCTGGCACACACCTTTGCCGTCACCGGAGACTACGCGGTCAGCGTCACCGTCGATGACGGCGATGGTGGGGTCTACACCGATACATTCAACGTGGACGTCGTGCTCGCGATGGTCGAGTTCTCGCAGGCGAGCTTCAGTGATCTTGAAGGCGTCGGGACCAGCCACGTCGTGACGCTGGAACGCAATACCGATCGAGTCACTTCGCAGGTCTTGGTCGACATCAGCGGAGGCTCCGCAACCGCCGGCGGCATCGATTTCGATGACAGCGATTTCGATGACAGCGATTTCCCCATGCTGGTCACATTTGATCCGGGTGTGCAAACGCTCTCCATCCCAGTACCGATTCACTCGGACAACATGGTCGAGCTCGACGAAACGATCCTGTTGACCGTGACCGCAGTGAACAACGCCTTGATCAACGACCAAAACACGACTCAGTTGACCATTCGCAACGACGACACGGCGACGGTTTCGATCGCCGATTTGAGCCAGGACGAAGAATCAGGGTCGTACACCTTCAAGGCCATCCTCGACCACCCGGTCGATGGCGGATTCACGGTCGATTACGCGATCAGCGGCAACGATACCGAATCAAGCGACATCACGAGTTTGCCCGGCGGAACATTGGCGTTTGCCGGCAATGCCAACGAAGCCCAGGACATCGTCGTCACCGTCGATGACGACTCGATCGTCGAAGGCGACGAGAGTTTTCTTGTCAGCCTTGGTGTGATCGTCCCGGCTGGAACGCCGGCCTTCGTTCCTGCGGACGTGTCTGCCAGTGACACTGCCACCGGGACGATCGTCAACACGGACACGGCATCGATCACGATCGACGACATCGTCCAGGACGAAGAACTCGGCACCTACACCTTCAAAGCCATCCTCGACGACCACGTCGAAGACGGGTTCACGGTCGATTACGCGATCAGCGGAAACGACACCGAGACAAACGATATCACGAGTTTGCCCAATGGCACCTTGACGTTTGCCGGAATTGCCGGTGAGTCGCAGGACATCGTGGTCACGGTCGATGACGACTCGATTGTTGAAGGCGACGAGAGTTTTCTCGTCAGCCTCGGTGCAATCATTCCGGCCGGATCGCCAACCATCGACGCGACCGACGTTGCTACCAGTGACACCGCCACCGGCACGATCATCAACACCGACACCGCTTCGATCACGATCGCCGACGCTTCGGTAGTCGAGGGCTCAGGCGGAACATCGAATTTGGTTTTCACAATTGCGTCAACGAACCCGTCCGAAGAAGACTTGACGGTGCAAGTCGACACGGCGGAAATCCTGGGCCAAGCAAAGGGCGGTGGCGTCGACTACACGGACATCGTGAGCCACATCGCGACGATCGCCGGTGATAGCGTCTCGACATTGACCACCGTGACGGTGGTGGTCAACGCAGACTACTTTGTCGAGTCCGACGAAACGCTGGAAGCCAACCTGACCCATCCACAGTTTGATTCCCAGGGCGATGAAACTCGTGTGATCATCGGAGACGCACAGGCAATCGGAACGATTCTCGACGATGATTTGGAGAACAGCGTCGTGGTGGGCGATGGGGACCTCGACAATACAAAAGTACTCTACGTCAACGGTTCGTCATTTGACGACAAGATTGAGGTGAAGCTCGGTTCGATGGGATCCATGGGTTCGATGGGATCCATGGGCTCGGTGGGTGGCTTGTTCAAGATCACGATCAAGACGGGCTCGATGGCCGGCTCTGGTTCGATGGGGACGTTCAAGCATGAGCAGATCGTCGATCCCGCAGATCACGAAGGCGTGATCAGCAAGATTGTCATTTACGGGCTCGATGGCAACGACGACATCAAAATCCATGGCGACCTCGACGGTCTCCGCGGATTCCTGTTTGGCGGCGACGGCGATGACAAATTGAAAGGTGGTAAGTCAGATGACGTGCTGATCGGTGGGCCCGGGGACGACAAGATGGACGGAAACAAGGGCCGAGACATCCTCATTGGTGGCATTGGGAAGGACACGATCAAGGGCGACAAGGACGAGGACATTTTGATCGGAGGGACGACGGACTATGACAACAACAACCTCGCAGCGATGTGTGCGATCATGGATGAGTGGACGCGTTTGAACAACACGTTTGAAGACCGTGTCAACAATGTCTTTGACGCAACTGGTGACGCGGGAGCTCTCAATGGCGAATACACTTTGATGAACCATGTTCAGATCAGTGACGGCTCGAAAGACAATCTGAAAGGCGGTGGCGGCAGTGGAGCCGATTGGTTCATTGCGTCGGAAGCGGATGATGACAAGACGGACAAACTCAAGGACGGTGAGGCGTTCTGGAGTGAAGTCGAGGCGTTGTTCTTTGAGACTTGA
- a CDS encoding ankyrin repeat domain-containing protein, which yields MNRTVDDVLQDQAEHHELLERVERILSDRWDGPVRLGEVTQLSERRARNMVLRCKLSGAPDGAPPSVILKRARQRNYDPDDPKSRPAVGLFRDWAGLQFLGSLGDQNLACAEWYGGDRESGFFLMEDLRHTVDLDHLLTRSSESEAMDGLKLLASSLGRMHAQTIGRESEYQSIRGVLGPGDTAHRHRLAQHAREAGPYFAERCEWLKVDLVPGVDRDIERIASAMAEPGDFLAFTHCDACPDNCRITEDRLYLIDFEFASFRHALLDGVYGWIRFPTCWCVRDLPESAVQAMESAYRRELAKGCPAAEDDTVYFRAVAEACGYWLLENMAQLFDRAVEYETPKGTSTNRQRLMVRMAAFCHVAQRAEHLMALQETFARMLDRLRQLWRDDMSLYDAFGQAMPVTSEQVSAMVAAVQSGDVARVRDLLDKNRGLSNAKALDDDQSPILRLAIESRNVELIKLLLDSGADWRVTTRSGWTTLARACSHGTPRIVDLLLEKGADLNRRDSWGLLPIYGAVSSGNAEMLKHLLSRGAQPDLKLAIDLRQPALAKRLVEQDPSQARLRFGTGVTLLHDSARVGDSRIDAMSLLLAHGGSVNATTNWGATPLHLAAFFGHEQTIRWLLGHGADPNAEDKRGRTPKMLAHGRGHKRCARLLGYDSEGQTDCTLGSGDHLNAFDDLFADLGGTRDGEPHPMDDLQSEFGKWLGERSSGRPT from the coding sequence GTGAATCGGACGGTGGACGACGTGCTGCAAGATCAAGCTGAACATCACGAGCTTCTCGAACGCGTTGAACGGATCCTCAGCGATCGCTGGGACGGCCCCGTTCGATTGGGCGAGGTGACGCAGCTCTCGGAGCGACGGGCACGGAATATGGTGTTGCGGTGCAAGCTAAGCGGGGCTCCCGATGGTGCCCCGCCCTCGGTCATTCTCAAACGGGCACGCCAACGCAATTACGATCCTGACGACCCCAAATCGCGTCCCGCGGTGGGCCTGTTCCGCGATTGGGCCGGCCTGCAGTTTCTTGGTTCCCTTGGCGATCAAAATCTTGCGTGTGCCGAATGGTACGGTGGCGATCGCGAATCAGGCTTCTTCTTGATGGAAGATCTCCGTCACACCGTGGACCTGGACCACTTGTTGACTCGCTCAAGCGAATCGGAGGCAATGGACGGTTTGAAACTGCTGGCCAGCTCACTGGGGCGAATGCACGCTCAGACAATCGGCCGCGAAAGCGAATATCAATCAATCCGTGGCGTCTTGGGGCCGGGCGACACGGCCCATCGTCACCGATTGGCGCAGCATGCTCGAGAGGCCGGACCCTACTTTGCGGAACGATGCGAATGGTTGAAAGTCGATCTGGTTCCTGGTGTCGACCGTGACATCGAGCGCATTGCCAGCGCCATGGCCGAGCCAGGTGACTTTCTGGCATTCACCCATTGTGATGCCTGTCCCGACAACTGCAGGATCACGGAGGATCGACTGTATCTGATCGATTTCGAGTTCGCCAGTTTTCGGCACGCACTGCTCGACGGTGTCTATGGCTGGATCCGTTTTCCAACCTGCTGGTGCGTTCGCGATCTTCCGGAGTCGGCAGTACAAGCGATGGAGAGCGCTTATCGACGCGAGTTGGCGAAAGGCTGTCCAGCGGCCGAGGACGATACGGTGTATTTCCGAGCCGTGGCCGAAGCCTGCGGGTATTGGCTGTTGGAGAACATGGCGCAGCTTTTTGACCGTGCCGTTGAATACGAAACGCCCAAAGGAACGTCGACCAATCGTCAGCGTTTGATGGTTCGAATGGCGGCGTTTTGCCACGTGGCCCAGCGAGCCGAGCACTTGATGGCACTCCAGGAGACTTTTGCCAGGATGCTCGATCGACTGCGTCAGTTGTGGAGGGACGACATGTCGCTCTACGACGCGTTTGGGCAAGCGATGCCGGTCACCTCCGAACAGGTATCGGCGATGGTCGCCGCGGTTCAATCCGGTGATGTGGCACGGGTTCGTGACTTACTCGATAAAAACCGCGGCCTATCCAACGCCAAAGCCCTCGATGACGATCAATCTCCCATCTTGCGTCTGGCGATCGAGAGCAGGAACGTTGAGTTGATCAAACTGCTGTTGGACTCCGGTGCCGACTGGCGGGTCACGACACGGAGCGGTTGGACGACCCTCGCGCGGGCTTGCTCGCATGGCACGCCGCGGATCGTCGATCTGCTGTTGGAAAAAGGGGCAGACTTGAATCGACGTGATAGTTGGGGGCTCCTGCCGATTTATGGTGCCGTGTCGAGCGGCAACGCGGAGATGCTCAAACACCTACTTTCACGCGGGGCCCAGCCGGACCTGAAACTTGCCATCGACCTGCGTCAGCCCGCGTTGGCCAAACGATTGGTGGAGCAGGACCCCTCACAAGCTCGATTGCGATTTGGGACGGGGGTCACACTGTTGCATGACTCGGCTCGAGTGGGTGATTCGCGGATCGACGCGATGAGTCTCTTGCTGGCACATGGCGGATCAGTCAACGCAACGACAAATTGGGGCGCGACACCGTTGCACCTGGCTGCATTTTTTGGGCACGAGCAAACCATCCGATGGCTCCTTGGGCACGGCGCCGATCCAAACGCGGAAGACAAACGGGGGCGAACTCCGAAAATGCTGGCCCATGGAAGGGGGCACAAACGGTGTGCCCGTTTACTCGGATACGATTCAGAAGGACAAACGGATTGCACGCTCGGATCGGGAGATCACTTGAATGCGTTTGACGATCTCTTCGCCGACTTGGGAGGCACCCGCGATGGCGAGCCCCATCCGATGGACGACCTGCAATCGGAATTCGGCAAGTGGCTTGGGGAACGCAGCAGTGGTCGGCCAACTTAA
- a CDS encoding TIGR01459 family HAD-type hydrolase produces the protein MTQFIDTLREVLAEFDVAVLDQWGVLHDGTTPYSHAIEAIGMLADHGKEMIVVSNSGKRSELNRARMQRIGLPMDRIGEVVTSGEALWDDIRNGRLTVHGTVPKTLFPICATFRDAIDWGAGCERIELRDTFDESVDAILLMGLSDEAREDDYDGVFDKALADGIPVICSNPDKSSPRAGGLVISPGHLADRFCTMGGEVLWYGKPHAAIYNAVQRAFPDVRPDRFLMVGDSLEHDIGGAQNIGFASALVRSGVHRNDFAKARGNRERRKVIDNLSARMGVIPPTFCLDCFA, from the coding sequence ATGACGCAATTCATCGACACACTGCGGGAAGTCTTGGCCGAATTTGATGTTGCCGTCCTCGATCAATGGGGCGTGTTGCATGATGGCACGACGCCTTATTCACACGCGATCGAAGCGATCGGGATGCTGGCCGATCACGGCAAGGAAATGATTGTCGTCTCGAATTCAGGAAAACGCTCGGAATTAAACCGGGCGCGCATGCAGCGAATCGGCTTGCCGATGGATCGCATCGGCGAAGTGGTCACGTCCGGTGAAGCGTTGTGGGACGATATCCGAAATGGACGCCTGACGGTGCACGGCACGGTGCCCAAAACCTTGTTTCCGATTTGCGCGACGTTCCGGGATGCGATCGATTGGGGGGCCGGGTGCGAGAGGATTGAGCTGCGCGACACGTTCGACGAAAGCGTCGACGCGATTTTGCTGATGGGGCTCTCCGACGAAGCCCGGGAGGATGACTATGACGGTGTGTTCGACAAAGCGCTCGCGGACGGAATTCCCGTGATCTGCTCCAACCCCGACAAGTCATCGCCGCGCGCCGGTGGATTGGTCATTTCGCCGGGGCATCTGGCCGATCGGTTTTGCACGATGGGTGGAGAAGTCCTCTGGTATGGCAAGCCACACGCCGCGATCTACAACGCCGTCCAACGGGCGTTCCCGGACGTCCGACCCGATCGTTTTTTGATGGTCGGTGATAGCCTGGAACACGATATCGGTGGCGCACAGAATATCGGTTTCGCGTCGGCACTTGTTCGCAGCGGTGTTCACCGCAATGATTTTGCGAAAGCGAGGGGCAACCGTGAACGACGGAAAGTCATTGACAACCTCTCCGCACGAATGGGAGTCATCCCGCCTACGTTCTGCCTCGATTGCTTTGCCTGA